In Nitrospirota bacterium, one genomic interval encodes:
- a CDS encoding NAD(P)/FAD-dependent oxidoreductase, producing the protein MAYSSDVLIVGAGAGGLSLGLRLGSKGHRVRILQEQGPGLLAHRPELVQPAGLQDYAELGLLERLKARNVARVEQFHFHRIGGEPLCQVDYRALDHPYPYALVTLPRQTRRVLLEGLHTCPTVHVHWGTRLTGVLRRSGSAQVIGATATEGGRERDFYARVTIGADGSWSCLRDMLGLVCRTKRYRNAFLGLRAKRPKGLAGEWGGRVHYYLGHGEILGYFPVSPVACCLLFMVPAGDLAAIDGPRLAALKHRIRTIDPGLGDALGEAAPWEQFSRLFPVQIRTATWVADGAALLGDAAHACHPHVAQGSSQAMEDGRVLTDVLEGCFERGDFTARALAPYERIRRPMVERLQRVADEYAWLWETSNPVLTRLRDRIFLNIGKRPALLHRVAATEAGLEPRPLTFVERLRALGLCA; encoded by the coding sequence GGGTCAGGATTCTTCAGGAACAGGGCCCCGGGCTCTTGGCGCACAGGCCTGAGCTAGTGCAACCGGCTGGGCTCCAGGACTATGCGGAGCTCGGCCTCCTCGAACGCCTGAAGGCCCGGAACGTGGCGCGGGTCGAGCAGTTTCACTTCCATCGGATAGGGGGAGAACCGCTGTGCCAGGTGGATTATCGTGCCCTGGATCACCCCTACCCCTATGCCCTGGTGACACTTCCCCGCCAAACCCGCCGAGTGTTGCTGGAGGGGCTTCACACCTGCCCCACGGTTCACGTGCACTGGGGCACGCGCCTGACCGGCGTTCTGCGGCGGAGCGGGAGCGCCCAGGTGATCGGAGCCACGGCGACGGAAGGCGGACGCGAGCGGGATTTCTACGCCCGCGTAACCATCGGAGCGGACGGGAGCTGGTCATGTCTCCGAGACATGCTGGGCCTCGTCTGCCGGACCAAGCGCTACCGGAACGCCTTTCTCGGCCTGCGGGCGAAACGGCCCAAGGGACTCGCCGGGGAATGGGGCGGCCGGGTTCACTACTACCTGGGACACGGGGAAATTCTGGGGTACTTTCCGGTTTCGCCGGTTGCCTGCTGCCTCTTGTTTATGGTTCCGGCCGGCGATCTCGCGGCGATAGACGGGCCAAGGCTCGCGGCGTTGAAGCACCGGATCCGCACCATTGATCCGGGGCTGGGCGATGCCCTTGGAGAAGCCGCGCCCTGGGAACAGTTCTCTCGCCTCTTTCCGGTCCAGATCCGCACGGCCACGTGGGTGGCGGACGGCGCGGCCTTGCTCGGCGATGCGGCCCATGCGTGCCACCCCCATGTGGCTCAAGGAAGTTCCCAGGCGATGGAGGACGGCAGAGTCCTGACGGACGTGCTCGAAGGGTGCTTTGAGCGCGGGGACTTTACGGCTCGCGCGCTGGCGCCGTATGAGCGAATACGGCGACCAATGGTGGAGCGGCTTCAGCGGGTGGCCGACGAGTATGCCTGGCTGTGGGAAACCAGCAACCCCGTGCTGACGCGGCTCCGCGATCGGATCTTTCTGAATATCGGGAAGAGGCCCGCGCTGCTCCATCGGGTCGCGGCCACGGAAGCGGGTCTCGAACCCCGGCCGCTGACGTTCGTCGAGCGGTTGCGCGCGTTGGGGTTGTGCGCATGA